The following is a genomic window from Chthoniobacterales bacterium.
GGGCGCGCCGGTGGCACGCGCTGAAGTTCCAGCGGGCGATCAACCGGCGCCGTCACCACCGATCGCGCCCGCCGCAGCGGCGAAACCTCCCGCCCCGCCGCCTCCCGCTTCTGCGGCTGCGCCCAAACCGGCCGCCGCGCCTGCCGCTGCTGCGAAACCGGCCGCCGCGCCTGCCGCTGCCGCAAAACCAGCCGCCGCCCCAAAGCCCGCCGCCAAGCCCGCTCCACCGCCTGACCCAGCGTCCGAAGAGATCCTCGTTGAGTTCATCGAACGCCAGGTTCTTCCTTATCTCGAGGCGCGCCGCGGCCAACGGATGCGGTTCAATAACCCGCGTTTTTGCGACGACACATTTCGTTTCATAAAACTACGCGTGACCGAAACCTACCGAAGCCGGGTCGAAGAGATCCAGGCGTGGTGCGACGAACGCCGAATGCTCGATCTGCAGGTGCGCCTGCATCACTGGCTGCACGGCTGGCTTTTCGTCCATGTGCCGTTTTCGTTTTTGCTCGTGCTCCTCACGATCTGGCACGCCTTCGTGACCTTGTTTTACTACTGATGCTCTCCCTCTTCGTAATCGTGCTCCTGCTCGTGCTCGTGATCGAATCGCCGTTCAGATCGAGCACGAGCACGAGCACGATTACGAGGATGCTGATGCATCGCTGAGCCATGGCCACGCCCGGACGCACCCAAAAACAGATCGCGGAGCGCTACAAAGGCAACCTCGCTTATTACAAACGGAAACATCCCTGGCGAGTGGCGCGCTGGTGCGTCAGCTTCGTCGCCATCGCCGGCGGCCTCGCCGCCATCTTTCTATTTCAAAAACGGGGTAACGAAGAATTTTTTAGCTCCGGGACGATTTCGAGCGGTCACGCCACCATTGCCCGGGATTGCGTGCAGTGTCACGACAAGGGAGCGGCGCTCCAGAACGATTTCACGCTGGCGAAGTTCAAAAGTATCATCAGGGACCGGTTCCACCGCGGCATCGATTTCAGTTCGATCGATCGCAAGTGCCAGGATTGCCATGAAAAGCATCCGCCGTTCGGCGCTCCCAAGAAATACGACCTGCACCAGCCCAACGTGGTCGAGAATCGTCAGTGCTCGATCTGTCACCAGGAGCATCTCGGGCCCGGGCCGATGAAACGGGTGGCTGACCTGCAGTGCGCCTCCTGCCACAACGATGCGGGAATCATGGAGGCCTCGGCCAAGAAAGGGGCAACGCTCTCCCCGGCCCTGTTTCATCTGCGTCCCCACCCGCCCGAGCAGGTCGTCCTGGAACCGCCGCGGCCGGCTCGCGGTTACACGAAGGTCTTTTCGTCGTTCGAGGGGGCGCACCCGGAGTTTCAGTTCATCCAGGAAAAGGCGCGCGATCCCGATGTCCTGCGTTTCAATCATCAACGCCATTTCGCCGCGGATATTCCGCCGGTGAACGGCCAGAAGCTGGATTGCAACTACTGCCACAAACCCGAGCCAGGCGGCCGTTTTTATCAGCGAGTCAGTTTCAACGCCAACTGCCAGGCGTGCCATGCCCTGGTCTTCGACAAGAACAATCCGCAGCTCCATCTCCCCCACGGCGACGTCAATCTGGTCCGGACATTTTTGCGAACCTTGCCGGCACAGTATGCAAATTTTGCCCGGTTCCCCCAGCAGGGCGCGGGGCGTTATGCCGACGTGAAAACGTTCGTTGACCAGCAGATGAACCAGTTACGCGCCCAGTTCGGGAGCGACGCCGAGTTTGAACGCGCGGTCTTTTTCGAAACCAGTCCCTACAAGCCGCAACGCGAAACCGCCGCCATGACGCGCGCAAACTTTGCCGGGTGCGCTTTTTGTCACGAGGTGAAGACGGTCGGCAACGCGCCAGTCGTCACGAAACCAATCCTGGTGGACCGGTGGATGCCGCAGGCCCATTTCAATCACGCGAAACACGCGAGCGTGAAGTGCGACGATTGTCATCGGGCGAGCCAGAGTCGCGAAACATCGGACGTGCTCATGCCGGCGAAAGCGAATTGCGTCGCATGCCACAGCCCGCAAACGAAAAAAGTCTCGTCCGATTGCGTGACCTGTCACAATTATCACGCGCCGCCCCAGGTCGCGCCGGTTGCCGTTCGCGCCGAGGCCGGCGCCTCCCTTCAGCGAATGCTGCTTGGGAAAAACTAGACGCCTACGCTGCGGTCCGCGCGACCGAATCTTTCGCAGGCGTGAGGCGCTCGATCTCCACGCGCAGCCGTTCCCAATCGACCGGCTTGGTCAAGTGCGCTGAGAAACCTGCTGCAAGGCTCGCGGCCACGTCTTCGTCGGTTCCGAATCCGCTCAACGCGATTCCTTTCATCCCTTGCGCGTCGCGCAATGCTTTCATGAGATAGAGTCCACTCCCGTCCGGCAGACCGAGATCGCTGATCACCAGATCGAATCGTCGCCCGGCGGCGAGCGCTCGCGCTTCGGCGGCGGTTCCGGCGTGGCTCACCCCGAATCCGGCGTTGCGCAAAATCCGTCCAAGCACGCGGGCGGTGTCCTCGTGGTCTTCGACGAAAAGAATCTCGACGTGTTTGATCCGCGGCGGCTCGCTTTCGAGGAACAACACCGGCCCTTCCAGCATCGAAGTTTCCATGGCATTGAGCGTGACGGTGAATTTCGCGCCCCGCCCTTTTCCTTCGCTGTAGGCTTCGATCGTGCCGCGATGCAGATCGATGACCCGTTTAGAAATCGCGAGCCCGAGTCCGAGACCGCCATATTTGCTGGTGACGGTGCCGCCGCCTTGTTCGAAGGCATCGAAGATTCGTGGCATCACGTTCTCCTCGATCCCAATTCCGTTGTCGTTGATCTCGAAAACGATCTCGTGGGTGCCCGTATTCCGAGTGGAGATTTCGATGCGACCGCCTTCAGGGGTGAACTTCGCGGAATTCTTCACCAGGTTCCAGAACACCTGTTGCAAGCGGGCCGGGTCCCCCCAGCAATGATGCTCCCGCGCCTCGAAGCGCCGGACGACCTGGATTTTTTTCCTGCTCAGATCGCCGGCGGAAATGCCGAGCGCGTGCTCGACCGTCGCATGAATATCAACCGCGCCCTCGTGCAGCTCCAATTTTCCGTGGGCAATGCGAGTCAGGTCAAGAAGATCGTCAATCAAAAGCGCTTCCAGCTCGACGTTGCGGTGAAGAACCTCGAGATCGCGCCGAAGTTCGTCCGTCAGGTTCGGCTCGCGCCGGAGGGACGCGATCGTCATTAGAACAGGCGTCAACGGCGTGCGGAGCTCGTGCGAGAGCATGGCAAGGAAACGGTCTTTGGCGCGGTTCGCCTCCTCGGCGTCGTTCTTGGCCCGTTCCAGCAGGATCTCAGCGTTCTTTCTGTCTGTGATCTCGAGCATCGTCCCGATGAAACGGGTCACGTTGCCCTCGGAATCGATCAGCGCCCGTCCGCGTTCGGCGACCCACCGTTCCCGGCCGTCGGCAATTCCAATCGTTCGATATTCGATGGCGAAGCGTCCGCCGCTCTCGGCCCGCCGGACGCCTGCCACGGTTTCGTAGACGATGTGGCGATCGTCCGGATGGACGGCCGCCAGATAGGTGTCGTAGGTCAACTTCATTTCCGGCGGAATGCCGAACATTTCCCGGCTGCGATTCGAGAATTGCAGTTGCCCGGTGCTCGGGAAAAAATCGAACGTGCCAATGTCCGCCGCCTCGGTGGCGAGCTGGAGCCGCTCCTGGCTTTCCCGCAACCTGGTCTCGCGCTCCTTCGCCAGCGCTTCCTGTTTTTTCTGGTCTGTGATGTCGGCCCGAAAAATGACGATCCCGTCTTTCGTCGGATAGATCCGGGTGTCGAGCCACCGGGCCCAAGGCGCGTAGAAAAAATCGCCGTGCGCCGGGACCCGCGTTTTCATGACTTGCTGACAACGCTGGAAAAATTCTCCGCCCACCGCGTCGGGGAAGATTTCCCAGATAACTCGTCCCAGCAGTTTCTCCTTCGGCACTCCAGCGAGCTCAGCGACCTTGTCGTTCACGAAGGTGTAGCGCCATTCGAAATCGAGGGCGGAGAAGGCATCGCTGA
Proteins encoded in this region:
- a CDS encoding ATP-binding protein; translated protein: MKRKKADDSSGAVLITAPLGKDAVLAARVLEGAGIRAKICDRLQDVAARLDDNTNAILVAAEALVATDVPSLLDRLEEQPPWSDIPLIILTGSGGGDEASGRALEIFGPTANVTLLERPLQAVTLVSTLTVALRARRRQHEVRDLIEQRETVLAGISDAFSALDFEWRYTFVNDKVAELAGVPKEKLLGRVIWEIFPDAVGGEFFQRCQQVMKTRVPAHGDFFYAPWARWLDTRIYPTKDGIVIFRADITDQKKQEALAKERETRLRESQERLQLATEAADIGTFDFFPSTGQLQFSNRSREMFGIPPEMKLTYDTYLAAVHPDDRHIVYETVAGVRRAESGGRFAIEYRTIGIADGRERWVAERGRALIDSEGNVTRFIGTMLEITDRKNAEILLERAKNDAEEANRAKDRFLAMLSHELRTPLTPVLMTIASLRREPNLTDELRRDLEVLHRNVELEALLIDDLLDLTRIAHGKLELHEGAVDIHATVEHALGISAGDLSRKKIQVVRRFEAREHHCWGDPARLQQVFWNLVKNSAKFTPEGGRIEISTRNTGTHEIVFEINDNGIGIEENVMPRIFDAFEQGGGTVTSKYGGLGLGLAISKRVIDLHRGTIEAYSEGKGRGAKFTVTLNAMETSMLEGPVLFLESEPPRIKHVEILFVEDHEDTARVLGRILRNAGFGVSHAGTAAEARALAAGRRFDLVISDLGLPDGSGLYLMKALRDAQGMKGIALSGFGTDEDVAASLAAGFSAHLTKPVDWERLRVEIERLTPAKDSVARTAA